AGCCATGACAAAAACCTGAAACGCTACAGTAGTAAAAAAGTAACAGGAGATCCAAATCCAAATTATCTTCTGGCAGCAGAGTCGCAATTACAATAAAACCTGCCAAAAAAGCTGAAATAAGCACCTATTTCCTGAACCCTAATTAAAAGCAGAATGAAAAAAGCAACCTTTCTTAGCATAAGGCTAAATTTTAGAGTTGAACCATTGTGAATCGATAAACCGGAAGCAGAAATATTACTTTTTCGGGTTCATGTACTCATAATTTTCCCAATTGCCGGGCAATTGATTGGTTACCTCCAGTTTATTGGAAGAAATTGTGGGTTTAACCCTTATCACTTTCAGTGAATCTGTAACCGTGACCACATGTTCACTGCGCATATTCACCAAATCAAGATGCCTAAGCTTAAATATATGCTTTCCGTTTTCCAGTCGAATAATCACGTAATCTTTTGCCCTTAACTGGCCTAAATTCTTATCATCCAGAACAATGTTCAATTGAGAAGTATTGTCACTGGTATGAAGAATGTTAGCATCGTTATAAATTAGCACTGTCCCATTGCCAAGACGCTCCAAATTAACCTCTTCGTTTTTGGTTTGAACCAAATTATATTCTGAAGGAATAGGCTTTAAAGCACAGGAGGACAACATTACGGCTGCAAAAATTGCAGTGGCAGAAGTGAGGTATTTCATTTTTCTAATCCTGATTGATTAAACATGAGCATTAACAGCATCTTAAAAATGCCATTTTTGAGAAGGTATTCAACACACGAAAATTTCTTATTGCGACTATGTCAAAAAACCAAAACTATAGCCCCACAAAAACCACCTGTATTAATGTTAACTTTATCTTAAAAATAGAAAAAATCTGAAACATTTTGAAGTCTTCAGTAAAAATTTAAAAAATGAAGTTCTAATATTTAACAGCTTTTATCTCAGAGTTAACCTAAAACGAAAAATCTCAAAATGCGGAATTGGACTCCAAATTACCCAGCCTCATTTCAAAGTAAGGTTTCAAAAATGACATTTTTTGGGCAGCCTTTCTCAAGTTTGTTACAGGAAATTACTCCTCAGCCTGCTACTTCAGCCTAAGTCCAAAAGTTTCAATTCCCATAAAAATCTTCAGAAACTAACTTTTCATAAAATCCCTGGTCAGCATTAAAAGATTCAGCAAAATTCCAAATACAACATCAAATTAAGCCGCTTTAGAAACCGGTTTTTCTTTATTTCTTCGGAAGAGTTCCCCGGCCTTCAGCTTTCGGTTATATTCCTGCAGGTCATTTTTCACCTCGCCCGACATAATATACAAACCGATAATATTAGGAAATGACATGGTTAAGATCAACATGTCTGAAAAATTGAGCACAGCTCCTAATCCCACAGAAGCTCCAATGACCACAAAAATTAAAAAAATCACTTTGTAGATCACTTCACTTTTTACGCTTTTTCCGAAGAGGTAAGTCCACGCGCGCATTCCGTAGTAAGACCAGGAGATCATGGTAGAAAAAGCGAAGAGGAAGACCACCAGCGATAAAAGGTACGGGAACCAGGAAATTACGCTTGCAAAGGCATCTGATGTCAGCTGCACTCCTCCCACCCCCTGTACTTCGTGCATCCCGGTAAAGATCAACACCAGGGCCGTAAGCGTACAAATCACCACCGTATCAATAAACGGCTCCAGCAGGGCGACATAACCTTCGGAAGCGGGATGATGTGTTTTGCCCGCACTGTGGGCAATAGCCGCAGAACCAACCCCCGATTCACTCGAAAAGGCTGCCCGCTGAAAGCCCACTACCATCACGCCTATAATACCACCTTTGAGAGCCGTCGCGTTAAAAGCTCCGTCGTAAATGGCAGTAAGCGCAGGACCAAGATTTTCAATATTCACAAAAATAACCACAAAGGCAGCAATTACATAGATCGCGGCCATCAATGGCACCACCCGCCCGGTAAATTTGCCAATTCTCTCTATGCCCCCCAGGATCACCGCCCCCACTAAAAGTGCTACCGCCACTCCAAACCAAAAGCCGTAGCCTTCTAAAAATGCGAATTGGCCGGCAAGAATCTCGTAAGACTGGTTTGACTGGAACATGGTGCCGCCCCCAAAAGTGGCCCCTATACACAGCAGGGCGAAAAGTGCTGCCAAAAATTTGCCCAGTCCTTTGAGGTTTCGTTTTTCAAGGCCGTACCGCAAATAATTCATGGGGCCGCCAAAGATGCGTCCCTGGCGGTTAATAACCCGGTATTTTAGACCCAGGGTACACTCCACGAACTTGGAAGCCATTCCTAAAAGTCCGGCAATGATCATCCAGAAGGTAGCTCCTGCCCCACCCATTGAAATGGCAATCGCGACCCCGGCAATATTACCCAGCCCAACCGTGGCCGACACCGCAGTAGCCATAGTTTGAAAATGCGTGATCTTTCCGGGTGCATCGGGGTCGTCAAATTTTCCGCTGGCAAGCTGCAGGGAATGTTTAAATCCGCGAAAATTGATAAACCCCATTTTTAAAAAGCTCAAAACCATTCTTTTCAGGCATTTGAATATCCAGAAAAACTAGCTCCGGCTCATGGTTCCTAATTGCCGCCACCCCTGCATCTACCGAATTGCATTTCTCCACAATATTTACCCGGTTGGGAAAATACCTGTCAAGGGTCTTCTCCAGCAAATCGCGGGCTTTAAGCTCATCATCGATAATTACTGCTTTTATCATATAACAATATTACATTTTGTATGATTTTGTTAAGGTATCAAAAATGTCAAAATCGGGCAGCTTTTTTCTTCGGAAGTTTTTTGCTTCAGCCTTAAACAACAACAATCTGCCGGATATTCCTATCACGGCAGATTGTTGTTTTATTACTTCTGAAATAAATCCTGAAGGGTAATCAAGATCAGAAGCTTTCTTCTAATCCTTCAGCGTAAACCTTACGAACAGCTCATGGGTGCCGTTGCTTGTATTTTGTAATTCTGAACGCAGGGAAGATTCGTAGGCGTACCCAAAGTCAAACCAGTCGATCACCTTGATCAGGGCAAGGCCGCTTATGGCCTCATCGGTCCGGTAAGCTGCTCCCACTTCAAAGTTGTTATGAATGTTCATAAGGGCCGTAAAATCTACGGAAACCGGGGCTCCATTTACGTAGCGCAGCATCACAGAAGGTTTTAACTCCAGGGTGCTGTTCAGCCTGAAGTCGTATCCTCCGCTTAAATACATATGCACCCTGTCTGCCGCCGTGGTTACTATGCCTTCCTCTTCGCGGGCCCGCTTGGTCTCCAGGATCTTTGGGGCCGACAGAGAAATATAGTATTTCTCATGCCTTAAATAAGCCCCCACCCCTACGTTGGGGTTGAACCGGCTAAGGCCAACCAGCGAAGGATCCAGGTCGTAATTCCAGGTCTCAAGTTCGGAGGTTTTCACATCATAAAAGTTCCCACCTGCTTTCAGGCCAAGAAAAAGATCGAGTTGCTCGTTCATGGGCAGCCTGTAAGAAAAGTCGGCAGTTACAAAGGTTTGCTTTTCCACAAAAGTGCGGTCATTTTCTACCGAAAGGCCCACACCCACTCTTTTCCCGGCATAGGTGCCAAAGGAAAAAGCCTGGGCCTCGGGGGCATTTTTCACCCCACTCCACTGACTCCTGAAAATACCTGCAAAAGTGGTATTCCCATCGGCCCCGGCATAAGCCGGGTTCACGATGTTCATGTTCTGGCGGTAAAAAGTGTACGAATTCTGTTGTTGCGCATAAAAAGTTGTTCCGGTGAATATCAGGAACAATACGGTAATTTTATTGATATATCTTTTCATTGTGAGCTTCATTATTTAGTTAAGTACAACCATCCGTCTTTATCCAGGTTCTTTCCGTCTAGGTAGATCTGGAAATAATAGGAGCCTTCGGGCAGTGCATCGCCGTTGTACGTACCGTCCCATTCATTCTGGTAAGCCGACTGTCTAAAGATCTCTTTGCCCCAGCGGTTGTAAATGATCACAAGGGAATTGGAATGATTCTCAATATTTACCACCCTCCAGGTGTCGTTAATACCGTCACCGTTTGGCGTCATGGCTTCAGAAGCAAGGATCTCAACCGTATCACAGGCATCACCTTTTCCGTCTTTATCGATGTCTTCCTGACCAGGATTGTAAGCCAGCGGACAGTTGTCACCTTCATCTAGAATTCCGTCGCCGTCATCGTCTGGGTCAATGATATCTCCCAGGCCATCGCCATCGGTATCTGTCTGATCGGGGTTTGGAACTAAGGGTGCATTGTCAGCATCATCAGGAATACCATCATTGTCATCGTCATCATCACAGTTGTCTTTCATGCCGTCGGAATCATTGTCTCCAAAGCTGTTTCGAACCTCTACAATGGCTTCGGCAGTTCCAACATTTCCGCTGTGATCGGTAACACTAAGCAAGACGAAGTTCATCCCTTCATTGTCACATCCAAAGCTGGTCACATCCAGGCTCATGGAAGCAATTCCGCAGTTATCAAACACCTCATCATAGACATCTTCGGCCATGATACTGGCCAGGCCATTTTCGTCAAGCTCTAGCACGATGTCTTTCGCAATCACCACGGGAGCGGTTTCATCAAGAATGGTCACCGTTGCCACGCTGGCGGTGATATTGCCGTTCACATCGGTTACCGTCACCGTCACATCTTTTGTGGCACCGGTTGCACAGTCAAAGCGGGTCTCACCTAACGTAATGCTGCCAACAGCGCAGTTATCGGTAGCACTTTCCACCACATCTTCAGTGGTGATAGTCACCTTCCCGTCATCATCAAGCTGTACGCTAATGTTTTTGACCACAACTACAGGAGCAATGTTGTCTTCAACAGTCACAACTGCTTCGGAAGAAGCTGTATTTCCATTGTTGTCTTCAACACTAAGCACCACAGTGTTCTCTCCAACATTTGAGCAGTCAAAAATGGCATTATCAAGAGACATTTCTGAAATTCCGCAGGCATCTGAAGAGCCGTTGTCGATCATCGCCGGAGTGATGGTCGCGTTTCCTTCAGCATCAAGCTGCACGCTGATGTTTTGGGTTACCACAACCGGAGCTACATTATCTTCGACAGTTACAACTGCTTCGGAAGAAGCCCTATTGCCATTGTTGTCTTCAACACTAAGCACCACCGTATTCTCCCCGACATTAGAGCAGTCAAAAGTGTCATTATCAAGAGTCATTTCTGAAATTCCGCAGGCATCTGATGAACCGTTGTCGATCATTTCAGGAGTGATTGTTGCATTTCCTGAGGCATCAAGCTGTACAGTGATGTTTTGGGTCAGCACCACAGGAGCTACTTTATCTTCAATAGTTACAACTGCTTCGGAAGAAGCTGTATTTCCATTATTGTCTTCAACTGTTAGAACTACAGTATTCTCCCCGACATTTGAGCAGTCAAAAGTGGCATTATCAAGGGACATTTCTGAAATTCCACAGGCATCTGATGAACCGTTGTCGATCATTTCAGGAGTGATAGTTGCATTTCCTGAGGCATCAAGCTGTACAGTGATGTTTTGGGTCAGCACCACAGGAGCTACTTTATCTTCAACAGTTACAACTGCTTCGGAAGAAGCTGTATTTCCATTATTGTCTTCAACTGTTAGAACTACAGTATTCTCCCCGACATTTGAGCAGTCAAAAGTGGCAATATCAAGAGACATTTCTGAAATTCCGCAGGCATCTGATGAACCGTTGTCGATATCTTCAGGAGTGATGGCCCCGTTTCCTTCAGCATCAAGCTGCACGGTGATGTTTTGAGTGACCACAACCGGAGCTACGTTATCTTCAACAGTCACAACTGCTTCGGAAGAAGCTGTATTTCCATTGTTGTCTTCAACGGTAAGCACTACAGTATTCTCCCCAACATTTGAGCAGTCAAAAGTGGCAATATCAAGGGACATTTCTGAAATTCCGCAGGCATCAGATGAACCGTTGTCGATCATTTCCGGAGTGATGGTCGCGTTTCCTTCAGCATCCAATTGCACGGTGATGTTTTGAGTGACCACAACCGGAGCAACATTATCTTCTACAGTTACTATAGCTTCCGCAGAAGTTGTGTTTCCGTTATTATCTTCAACAGTAAGCACTACCGTATTCTCTCCAACATTTGAGCAGTCAAAAATGGCATTATCCAGAGTCATTTCTGAAATCCCGCAGGCATCGGCAGAGCCGTTATCGATCATCGCCGGAGTGATGGTTGCGTTTCCTTCAGCATCAAGTTGAACTGTGATCTCTTGGGTAATTACCACCGGCGCAACATTGTCTTCAACAGTGACTATGGCTTCAGAAGAACTGATGTTCCCATTGTTGTCTTCAACAGTAAGCGTTACCGTATTCTCCCCAACATGAGAGCAGTCAAAAGTGGCATTATCCAAAGTCATTTCTGAAATTCCGCAGGCATCGGATGAACCGTTGTCGATATCTTCAGGAGTGATGGTCGCATTTCCTTCAGCATCAAGCTGCACGGTGATGTTTTGGGTCAGCACCACAGGAGCTACTTTATCTTCAACAGTTACAACTGCTTCGGAAGAAGCTGTATTTCCATTGTTGTCTTCAACTGTTAGAACTACAGTATTCTCCCCGACATTTGAGCAGTCAAAAGTGGCAATATCAAGAGACATTTCTGAAATTCCGCAGGCATCTGATGAACCGTTGTCGATATCTTCAGGAGTGATGGCCGCGTTTCCTTCAGCATCAAGCTGCACGCTGATGTTTTGAGTGACGACAACAGGTGCAACGTTGTCTTCAACAGTTACAACTGCTTCGGAAGAAGCCGTATTTCCATTGTTGTCTTCTAGAGTAAGCACTACCATGTTCTCCCCGACATTTGAGCAGTCAAAAATGGCATTATCAAGCGTCATTTCTGAAATTCCGCAGGCATCTGAAGAACCGTTGTCAATCATCG
This Salinimicrobium tongyeongense DNA region includes the following protein-coding sequences:
- a CDS encoding PorP/SprF family type IX secretion system membrane protein → MKRYINKITVLFLIFTGTTFYAQQQNSYTFYRQNMNIVNPAYAGADGNTTFAGIFRSQWSGVKNAPEAQAFSFGTYAGKRVGVGLSVENDRTFVEKQTFVTADFSYRLPMNEQLDLFLGLKAGGNFYDVKTSELETWNYDLDPSLVGLSRFNPNVGVGAYLRHEKYYISLSAPKILETKRAREEEGIVTTAADRVHMYLSGGYDFRLNSTLELKPSVMLRYVNGAPVSVDFTALMNIHNNFEVGAAYRTDEAISGLALIKVIDWFDFGYAYESSLRSELQNTSNGTHELFVRFTLKD
- a CDS encoding LytR/AlgR family response regulator transcription factor, which produces MIKAVIIDDELKARDLLEKTLDRYFPNRVNIVEKCNSVDAGVAAIRNHEPELVFLDIQMPEKNGFELFKNGVYQFSRI